The following coding sequences lie in one Buchnera aphidicola (Macrosiphum euphorbiae) genomic window:
- a CDS encoding pseudouridine synthase, producing MSEKIQKILSHFGYGSRRKIEEMIELGIILINGKKAVIGQRVDNNNPGEITIKGEKISIKNTQFATKVIIYNKPEGEVCTRNDNQNRPTVFDKLPFLNIHRWISVGRLDLNTRGLLLFTNNGNLANKLMHPSNKIEREYYIRIFGEINENTMNILKNGVKIKNSYSSFKSIQVINHNKYSKKNKWFKGVLCEGKNREIRFMWKTVNCQVSRLIRIRYGNIILPKNLKLGHWTELNSTLVDNLSKLVALKKY from the coding sequence ATGAGTGAAAAAATACAAAAAATATTATCTCATTTTGGATATGGATCACGTCGTAAAATTGAAGAAATGATTGAACTTGGAATTATACTTATTAACGGGAAAAAAGCAGTAATTGGTCAACGTGTAGATAATAATAATCCTGGAGAAATTACAATTAAAGGAGAAAAAATATCTATAAAAAACACACAATTTGCTACAAAGGTAATTATTTATAACAAACCGGAAGGCGAAGTTTGTACTAGAAATGATAATCAGAATCGTCCAACTGTTTTTGATAAATTACCATTCTTAAATATTCACAGATGGATTAGTGTTGGAAGATTAGATCTAAATACAAGAGGATTATTGTTGTTTACAAACAATGGAAATTTAGCTAATAAACTTATGCATCCTAGTAATAAAATAGAAAGAGAATACTATATTCGAATTTTTGGAGAAATTAATGAAAATACAATGAATATTTTAAAAAATGGAGTTAAAATTAAAAATAGCTATTCTTCATTTAAAAGCATACAAGTTATTAATCATAATAAATATTCAAAAAAAAATAAATGGTTTAAAGGTGTTTTATGTGAAGGAAAAAATCGTGAAATCAGATTTATGTGGAAAACAGTTAACTGTCAAGTTAGTCGATTAATTAGAATACGGTATGGTAACATTATTTTACCTAAAAATCTAAAATTAGGACATTGGACTGAATTAAATTCTACATTAGTAGATAATTTATCTAAGTTAGTTGCTTTAAAAAAATATTAA
- the sohB gene encoding protease SohB: protein MNLLINYELFLAKIITFIIISISTLILFYKIIKRKKNNQSKIKVTLLQDNYKNVKNQILLSTMQDFEKKIWFEKEKEKNKKNKKKILDNKNQYLQNKKKKLYILDFKGDVYANEVIGLREEISAILSVANENDEVLLRLESSGGVIHGYGLAASQLNRLRQRGIRLTISIDKIAASGGYMMACVADYIVAAPFAIIGSIGVVGQMPNFNKLLKKCNIDIELHTAGDYKRTLTMFGNNTESTRNKFCEELNATHKLFKNFIKEMRPSLDIESVSNGEHWFGTIALQKKLVDQIATSDDILMSKIEEYTLLSIKYIYNKKMLERFTSSIVHNISKTLLKIFSHKNYL from the coding sequence GTGAATTTACTTATAAATTATGAATTATTCTTAGCGAAAATTATTACTTTTATTATAATTAGTATTTCTACACTAATTTTATTTTATAAAATAATAAAAAGAAAAAAAAACAATCAAAGTAAAATAAAAGTTACTTTACTACAAGACAATTATAAAAATGTAAAAAATCAAATATTATTATCTACAATGCAAGATTTTGAAAAAAAAATATGGTTTGAAAAAGAAAAAGAAAAAAATAAAAAAAATAAAAAAAAAATATTAGACAACAAAAATCAATATCTTCAAAATAAAAAGAAAAAATTATATATACTAGATTTTAAGGGAGATGTTTATGCTAATGAAGTAATTGGATTGCGAGAAGAAATATCTGCCATCCTTTCAGTAGCAAATGAAAATGATGAGGTTTTATTACGTCTAGAGAGTTCTGGGGGTGTAATTCATGGCTATGGATTAGCTGCTTCTCAGTTAAATAGATTACGTCAAAGAGGAATACGTCTGACTATATCTATTGATAAAATCGCAGCAAGTGGAGGATACATGATGGCATGTGTTGCTGATTATATTGTTGCAGCACCATTTGCAATAATAGGTTCAATTGGAGTAGTAGGTCAAATGCCTAACTTTAATAAATTATTAAAAAAATGCAATATAGATATTGAACTTCATACTGCAGGTGATTATAAACGAACTTTGACAATGTTTGGAAATAATACCGAATCAACACGTAATAAATTCTGTGAAGAATTAAATGCAACACATAAACTGTTTAAAAATTTCATCAAGGAAATGAGACCATCTTTAGATATCGAGAGTGTATCTAATGGAGAACATTGGTTTGGAACAATTGCTTTACAAAAAAAATTAGTAGATCAAATTGCTACAAGTGACGATATATTAATGTCTAAAATAGAAGAATATACTTTATTAAGCATTAAATATATTTATAATAAAAAAATGCTAGAACGTTTTACTTCATCTATAGTACATAATATTAGTAAAACTTTACTTAAAATATTTTCTCATAAAAATTATTTATAG